A single genomic interval of Electrophorus electricus isolate fEleEle1 chromosome 4, fEleEle1.pri, whole genome shotgun sequence harbors:
- the edn2 gene encoding endothelin-2 produces MALVLRWALLMSLTLCVLMHEGFGLPFSQRSETTSASLVKRVRTKRCSCSNWMDKECIYFCHLDIIWVNTPSKIVPYGLGSPLSRRRRSTGRCVCDNPGDLTCSTFCHASSMDPSMVVVSPLDHGLDDMDKASNNLLAHLRQVAKANQNAFEQAFPRKKLFRTSKT; encoded by the exons ATGGCTCTGGTGCTGCGTTGGGCTCTTCTCATGTCTCTCACGCTCTGCGTGTTAATGCATGAAG GATTTGGACTTCCCTTCTCTCAGCGCTCTGAAACCACCAGCGCTTCACTGGTCAAGAGGGTGCGCACCAAACGCTGCTCCTGCAGTAACTGGATGGATAAGGAGTGCATCTATTTCTGCCACTTAGATATCATCTGGGTCAACACACCTAG TAAGATTGTCCCGTATGGTCTCGGAAGTCCTTTGTCCCGTCGCCGGCGCTCCACTggccgctgtgtgtgtgacaacccCGGTGACTTGACCTGCTCGACCTTTTGCCATGCCAG CTCCATGGACCCAAGCATGGTAGTTGTGAGTCCACTTGACCATGGCTTGGACGACATGGACAAAGCCAGCAATAACCTGCTCGCACATCTCCG GCAGGTGGCCAAGGCCAATCAGAATGCATTTGAGCAGGCCTTCCCCAGAAAGAAACTGTTCAGGACCAGCAAAACCTGA